Genomic segment of Vibrio celticus:
CAACAGTTGGCGCAGTACTTCCTGGTGACTTCAAAATCAAGAAAGCAAAACTACGTGGCGTTCCATCGCACGGCATGCTTTGTTCTTTCTCTGAGCTAGGTATCGACGTAGAGTCTGACGGCATCCTTGAGCTACCAGAAGGCACAACGCTAGGTATGGACGTACGTGAGCTTCTTGAGCTTAACGACGTAACTATCGACGTAGACCTAACAGCAAACCGAGCAGACTGCTTCAGCATCCGTGGCCTTGCTCGTGAAGTTGGCGTACTAAACCGCGCAGACGTTACAGAGCCAACAGTTGACGCTGTTGCAACAAGCATTGAAGACACAGTATCTGTTGAAATCAAAGCAACTGATGCTTGTCCACGTTACCTTGGCCGTGTGGTTAAGAACGTAAACGTGAAAGCGGAATCACCAATCTGGATGCAAGAAAAACTGCGCCGTTGTGGTATCCGTTCAATCGACCCAGTTGTAGACATCACAAACTACGTGATGCTAGAGCAAGGCCAACCAATGCACGCATTTGATCTAGCTAAGATCGAAGGCGGTATCGTGGTTCGTCTAGCAGAGCAGGGCGAAAAACTAACACTTCTAGATGGCAACGAAGCTGAACTAAACAGCAACACGCTTGTTATCGCTGACCACAACAAAGCACTAGCAATCGCTGGTATCTTTGGCGGTCAAGATTCAGGTGTTACTACTGAAACAACAGACGTACTTCTTGAAGCTGCATTCTTCGCACCGGATCACATCCGTGGTCGCGCACGTGCTTACGGCCTTCATACAGATTCTTCTCTACGTTTCGAACGTGGTGTTGACTCAACACTTCAAGCAGCAGCAATGGAGCGTGCAACACAGCTTCTAGTTGAAATCTGTGGTGGTGAAGTTGCGCCAGTAAACGGCAGCGAATCTGAAGCTGATCTTCCTAAAGCAAACGTAGTTGCTCTACGTCGCGCTAAGCTAGACAGCCTACTAGGTCACGAAATCCCATCTACAGACGTAGTGGAAATTCTTACTCGCCTAGGTTGTCAAGTTGAGACTACGGACGCAGGTTGGACGGCAACGTCTCCATCTTGGCGTTTTGATATCGCAATCGAGCAAGACCTAATTGAAGAAGTAGGTCGTATCTACGGTTACGATAACATTCCAAACCAAGCGCCTAAAGCGGCACTTAAAATGAATGACCACAAAGAAGCTGACCAACCGCTTAAGCGCGTTCGTGACCTTCTTGTAGACCGTGGCTACCACGAAGCAATCACATACAGCTTCGTAGAACCAGAACAGCAAAAACTTGTTGTACCTGGTGTTGAGCCGCTAATCCTGCCATTCCCAATCTCTGCGGACATGTCAGCAATGCGTCTTGGCCTAATCCAAGGTCTTCTAAACACAGTTGTTCACAACCAGAAGCGTCAACAGTCTCGCGTTCGTCTATTCGAATCAGGCCTACGTTTCATCCCTGAAGCAACTGCTGAAAACGGCATGCGCCAAGAAATGATGCTTGCGGGCGTTATCTCTGGTACTCGTGGCGAAGAGCACTGGGACATTGCAACAAACACTGTTGACTTCTTCGACCTGAAAGGCGACCTAGAAGCAGTTCTAGAGCTTTCTGCAAACGAAATCGCATACAGCTTCAAAGCAGCGAAGCACCCAGCACTTCACCCAGGTCAAACTGCGGCTATCGTAGTAGACGGCAAAGAAGTGGGTATCATTGGTACTGTTCACCCAGAACTAGAGCGTAAGTTTGGTCTTAACGGTCGCACTATCGTATTCGAAATCGAATGGGCAGCTATCAACACTCGCGTGCTTCCAGAAGCAGTAGCCGTATCTAAGTTCCCTGCAAACCGTCGTGATATCGCAGTTGTTGTTGACGAAGCAGTAGCTTCTGGCGACATCGTTGAAGCGTGTATCGCTGC
This window contains:
- the pheT gene encoding phenylalanine--tRNA ligase subunit beta is translated as MKFSESWLREWVKPAINSEELAHQITMAGLEVDDVEPVAGEFTGVKVGKVVECGQHPDADKLQVTKIDIGEEELLDIVCGASNCRLGLTVAVATVGAVLPGDFKIKKAKLRGVPSHGMLCSFSELGIDVESDGILELPEGTTLGMDVRELLELNDVTIDVDLTANRADCFSIRGLAREVGVLNRADVTEPTVDAVATSIEDTVSVEIKATDACPRYLGRVVKNVNVKAESPIWMQEKLRRCGIRSIDPVVDITNYVMLEQGQPMHAFDLAKIEGGIVVRLAEQGEKLTLLDGNEAELNSNTLVIADHNKALAIAGIFGGQDSGVTTETTDVLLEAAFFAPDHIRGRARAYGLHTDSSLRFERGVDSTLQAAAMERATQLLVEICGGEVAPVNGSESEADLPKANVVALRRAKLDSLLGHEIPSTDVVEILTRLGCQVETTDAGWTATSPSWRFDIAIEQDLIEEVGRIYGYDNIPNQAPKAALKMNDHKEADQPLKRVRDLLVDRGYHEAITYSFVEPEQQKLVVPGVEPLILPFPISADMSAMRLGLIQGLLNTVVHNQKRQQSRVRLFESGLRFIPEATAENGMRQEMMLAGVISGTRGEEHWDIATNTVDFFDLKGDLEAVLELSANEIAYSFKAAKHPALHPGQTAAIVVDGKEVGIIGTVHPELERKFGLNGRTIVFEIEWAAINTRVLPEAVAVSKFPANRRDIAVVVDEAVASGDIVEACIAAGGEFLTGAKLFDVYVGQGVEEGKKSLAIALSLQSVERTLEDADIAGSVDAIVASISEKFGAALRD